From one Culex quinquefasciatus strain JHB chromosome 3, VPISU_Cqui_1.0_pri_paternal, whole genome shotgun sequence genomic stretch:
- the LOC6050541 gene encoding Golgi reassembly-stacking protein 2, with protein MGLSHSISVPGGGTEGYHVLRVQDNSPGQKAGLEAFFDFILAIGNTRLDQDNDTLKELLKANIDKEIQMTVFSSKTQNIRVVNISPSTTWGGQGLLGVSIRFCSFEGANENVWHILEVHPSSPAEEAGLIPFTDYIIGADSILHESEDLFTLIESHEGRPLKMYVYNIDLDSCREVTITANSKWGGEGSLGCGIGYGYLHRIPIRVLPSAGSAPDGKPTATALSQPLQPVPTSAAMPASSPQSGDPNANAAQRQMPFIPMVPPLANTFASTTATAHTDLLTVSQADTTALAGQFASLSTGTDQVNNNSGAVAPATPVNAVTSPAISLGESFYTPPTGVNVPPISPAVDAATTIPASTATIPMYPPQIPYPSAANTTLVNMSYPTVASSVAGPPPTNVPTVNPNVFASSVPPPSSLASDFYQTYGASNPATAPTNQFQPASLSYPPSSTIDFQQQTNLQYQPLTYATEQSAPPIQMYSTFPQQLPQQQQQPDPAAAGVPLFQTSAVTTPISLPGMPPITVSATIQAEALRGLQFGGGSGPAVPQQ; from the exons CCGAGGGTTATCACGTACTGCGG GTGCAGGATAATTCTCCGGGGCAGAAGGCTGGACTGGAGGCGTTTTTCGATTTCATCCTGGCGATTGGGAATACTCGACTGGATCAGGATAATGATACGCTGAAGGAGCTGTTGAAGGCTAACATTGACAAGGAAATTCAGATGACGGTTTTCAGCAGCAAAACGCAGAACATTCGGGTGGTTAATATAAGTCCAAGTACGACATGGGGTGGTCAGGGATTGTTGGGAGTGTCGATCCGGTTTTGCTCGTTTGAGGGAGCCAACGAGAACGTTTGGCACATTCTGGAGGTGCATCCGTCGTCGCCTGCCGAAGAAGCCGGTTTGATTCCGTTTACGGATTATATTATTGGAGCGGATTCGATCCTGCACGAGAGTGAGGACCTGTTCACGTTGATCGAGTCCCATGAGGGACGACCGTTGAAGATGTATGTTTATAACATCGATCTTGATTCTTGCCGAGAGGTCACGATCACTGCAAACTCCAAGTGGGGTGGCGAGGGAAGTCTTGGCTGCGGAATCGGTTACGGTTATCTGCATCGGATACCAATCCGAGTGCTTCCTTCGGCGGGATCCGCGCCCGACGGTAAGCCTACCGCGACCGCTCTCAGTCAACCGTTGCAGCCGGTCCCGACGTCCGCCGCGATGCCAGCTTCATCCCCTCAAAGCGGAGATCCGAACGCGAACGCCGCCCAAAGGCAGATGCCCTTCATTCCGATGGTCCCCCCGTTGGCCAACACGTTCGCCTCGACGACGGCCACGGCGCACACGGATCTGTTGACCGTTTCGCAGGCAGACACGACGGCACTGGCCGGACAATTTGCCAGCTTGAGCACCGGCACGGATCAGGTCAACAACAACAGTGGCGCGGTCGCACCGGCTACGCCGGTCAACGCGGTTACGTCGCCGGCCATCAGCTTGGGCGAGTCGTTTTATACGCCGCCGACGGGAGTGAATG TGCCTCCCATTTCACCAGCAGTGGACGCGGCCACAACGATTCCCGCCTCGACCGCCACCATCCCGATGTACCCGCCGCAGATTCCGTACCCGTCGGCGGCCAACACCACCCTGGTCAACATGTCCTACCCGACCGTGGCCAGCTCCGTCGCCGGTCCTCCACCCACGAACGTCCCAACGGTCAATCCAAACGTGTTTGCTTCCAGCGTTCCCCCACCGTCTTCGCTGGCCAGCGATTTTTACCAAACCTACGGAGCGTCCAACCCGGCCACGGCACCAACCAACCAG TTCCAACCGGCCAGCCTGTCCTATCCGCCCTCGAGCACGATCGACTTCCAGCAGCAGACGAACCTTCAGTATCAACCGCTGACGTACGCCACGGAACAATCCGCCCCGCCCATCCAGATGTACTCGACCTTTCCCCAGCAACTCCctcaacagcaacaacagccgGATCCAGCTGCAGCCGGCGTCCCGCTGTTCCAGACGAGTGCCGTGACCACGCCCATCTCCCTTCCTGGGATGCCACCGATAACGGTCAGTGCCACCATCCAGGCGGAGGCCCTGCGGGGATTGCAATTTGGCGGCGGTAGTGGACCGGCCGTTCCCCAGCAGTAG